A portion of the Phacochoerus africanus isolate WHEZ1 chromosome 5, ROS_Pafr_v1, whole genome shotgun sequence genome contains these proteins:
- the PAPOLG gene encoding poly(A) polymerase gamma isoform X1 produces MKEMSANTVLDSQRQQKHYGITSPISLACPKEIDHIYTQKLIDAMKPFGVFEDEEELNHRLVVLGKLNNLVKEWISEVSESKNLPPSVVATVGGKIFTFGSYRLGVHTKGADIDALCVAPRHVERSDFFQSFFEKLKHQDGIRNLRAVEDAFVPVIKFEFDGIEIDLVFARLAIQTISDNLDLRDDSRLRSLDIRCIRSLNGCRVTDEILHLVPNKETFRLTLRAVKLWAKRRGIYSNMLGFLGGVSWAMLVARTCQLYPNAAASTLVHKFFLVFSKWEWPNPVLLKQPEESNLNLPVWDPRVNPSDRYHLMPIITPAYPQQNSTYNVSTSTRTVMVEEFKQGLAVTDEILQGKSDWSKLLEPPNFFQKYRHYIVLTASASTEENHLEWVGLVESKIRVLVGNLERNEFITLAHVNPQSFPGNKEHHKDNNYVSMWFLGIIFRRVENAESVNIDLTYDIQSFTDTVYRQANNINMLKEGMKIEATHVKKKQLHHYLPAEILQKKKKQSLSDVTRSSSGPQSKRSSLDSNCLDSSRDTDNGTPFNSPVSANKPSKPDIPPLGETERNNTEPTAVIVEKPLSVPPAQGLSIPVIGAKVDSAVKAVSPPAVCTIPTVVGRNVIPRITTPHSPAQGQPHLNGMSNMTKNVTPKRSHSPSLDGSSKRLKDIEKFIRLESTFKESRAAEERKRKSVDAIGGECMPIPTIDTSRKKRLPSKELPDSSSPVPANNIRVIKNSIRLTLNR; encoded by the exons ATGAAAGAGATGTCTGC AAACACCGTGCTGGACAGCCAGCGTCAACAAAAGCATTATGGGATCACCTCTCCAATCAGCTTGGCATGTCCTAAAGAAATTGATCATATTTACACACAGAAATTAATTGATGCCATGAAACCATTTGGAGTGTTTGAAGATGAGGAAGAGTTGAACCACAG gcTGGTTGTTCTTGGTAAACTGAACAATTTAGTAAAAGAATGGATTTCTGAGGTCAGTGAGAGTAAG aatctcCCACCTTCTGTTGTGGCTACTGTTGGTGGAAAAATTTTCACTTTTGGCTCCTATAGGCTTGGAGTACACACCAAAG GGGCTGACATAGATGCACTTTGTGTAGCTCCGAGACATGTGGAGagatctgatttttttcagtctttttttgaaaaattgaaacaTCAAGATGGCATTAGAAACTTAAGA gCTGTAGAAGATGCCTTTGTGCCtgttataaaatttgaatttgatgGAATTGAA aTTGATCTAGTTTTTGCAAGACTGGCAATACAAACCATATCAGATAATTTAGATTTAAGAGATGACTCTCGACTGAGAAGCCTTGATATAAGGTGTATTCGCAGCCTAAATG ggTGTAGAGTTACTGATGAAATTTTGCATTTAGTGCCAAATAAAGAAACTTTCAGACTCACCCTAAGAGCAGTCAAACTTTGGGCAAAAC GACGTGGTATTTATTCCAACATGCTGGGATTCCTTGGTGGTGTCTCCTGGGCAATGCTGGTTGCAAGAACTTGCCAACTGTATCCAAATGCAGCAGCTTCTACTTTAGTTCATaagttctttttagttttttctaaGTG GGAATGGCCAAATCCTGTGCTGCTGAAACAACCAGAAGAAAGCAATTTGAATTTGCCAGTTTGGGATCCTCGG GTAAATCCATCAGATAGGTATCATCTCATGCCCATAATCACCCCTGCCTACCCACAACAGAATTCTACGTATAATGTGTCCACATCAACTCGAACAGTAATGGTAGAAGAATTTAAACAAG gtcTCGCAGTCACAGATGAAATTCTTCAGGGGAAATCAGATTGGTCCAAACTACTTGAGCcaccaaatttttttcaaaaatacag ACATTATATAGTATTGACTGCCAGTGCATCAACAGAAGAAAATCATCTAGAATG ggtTGGATTAGTAGAATCTAAAATTCGTGTACTTGTTGGAAATTTGGAACGGAATGAATTTATTACCCTTGCCCATGTAAATCCCCAGTCATTCCCAGGAAATAAGGAACATCATAAAGA caaCAATTATGTATCAATGTGGTTCCTTGGAATAATTTTTCGGAGAGTAGAAAATGCAGAAAGTGTTAATATAGACCTGACATATGATATACAGTCATTTACTGATACAG TGTACAGACAAGCAAACAATATAAACATGCTAAAGGAGGGAATGAAAATTGAAGCaactcatgttaaaaaaaaacagctccaTCACTACCTTCCTGCAGAGAttcttcaaaagaagaaaaag CAAAGTCTTTCTGATGTCACTCGAAGTTCAAGTGGACCTCAGTCTAAAAGATCATCTCTGGATAGCAATTGTTTGGATAGCTCCAGAGACACTGATAATGGAACACCTTTTAATTCCCCAGTGTCTGCAAACAAACCTTCCAAGCCTGATATTCCTCCTTTAGGAGAGACAGAAAG GAATAATACTGAGCCCACTGCTGTAATTGTGGAAAAGCCACTGAGTGTCCCACCAGCTCAAGGCCTGTCTATTCCTGTCATTGGTGCAA aagttGACTCTGCAGTGAAAGCTGTATCACCCCCAGCTGTGTGTACCATTCCTACTGTAGTAGGACGGAATGTCATTCCTAGAATCACAACACCCCACAGCCCTGCCCAGGGGCAGCCACATCTAAATGGAATGTCAAATATGACTAAGAATGTTACACCCAAGAGATCCCATTCCCCATCCTTAGATGGGTCTTCTAAGAGGTTGAAAGAcatagaaaag